The following coding sequences lie in one Candidatus Planktophila sulfonica genomic window:
- the thrC gene encoding threonine synthase, which produces MGIFTKKSGAHQWRGVIEEYRDRLPVSSKTPVVTLREGGTPLIYACVLSEMLGNNVWVKFEGINPTGSFKDRGMTMAISKAAEDGAKAVICASTGNTSAAAAAYAVKAGMIPAVLIPEGKIAMGKLAQAVVHGAKLLQVDGNFDDCLVLARDLSEHYPVSLVNSVNPYRIEGQKTAAFEVVDMLGDAPDIHTLPVGNAGNITAYWKGYNEYRKDKISKKLPQMWGFQAAGAAPLVTGKPVAKPETIATAIRIGNPASWDQAIAARDESGGLIDSVTDEEILAAYHLLASKEGIFCEPSSAAGLAGLIKYKNSGKLPKDKTIVITCTGNGLKDIPWALEGAADPVVVPVNADAAALALGLTRLLA; this is translated from the coding sequence ATGGGAATCTTTACTAAGAAGTCAGGCGCACATCAGTGGCGCGGAGTGATCGAGGAATATCGCGATCGCCTACCTGTTTCTTCAAAGACTCCTGTCGTCACATTGCGCGAAGGCGGAACACCACTTATCTATGCATGCGTTCTCTCAGAAATGCTCGGCAACAATGTCTGGGTAAAGTTTGAAGGAATTAACCCAACTGGTTCATTTAAAGATCGCGGAATGACAATGGCGATCTCGAAGGCTGCTGAAGATGGCGCGAAGGCTGTTATCTGCGCATCCACCGGAAATACATCTGCCGCAGCTGCAGCGTATGCAGTTAAAGCAGGAATGATTCCTGCCGTACTTATTCCTGAAGGCAAGATTGCAATGGGCAAGTTGGCGCAAGCTGTTGTACATGGCGCAAAGCTTCTGCAGGTTGATGGAAACTTTGATGATTGTTTAGTTCTTGCTCGCGATCTTTCAGAGCACTATCCCGTTTCACTTGTTAACTCAGTTAACCCATATCGCATCGAAGGCCAGAAGACTGCAGCGTTTGAAGTTGTAGACATGCTTGGCGATGCTCCAGATATTCACACTCTGCCGGTTGGTAATGCAGGAAATATCACTGCATACTGGAAGGGCTACAACGAATATCGCAAAGACAAGATTTCAAAGAAGTTGCCACAGATGTGGGGATTCCAAGCCGCAGGTGCTGCTCCACTAGTTACAGGTAAGCCAGTTGCCAAGCCTGAAACAATTGCAACTGCAATCCGCATCGGAAATCCAGCTTCATGGGATCAAGCAATTGCTGCTCGCGATGAATCAGGCGGATTGATCGATTCAGTAACTGATGAAGAAATTCTTGCCGCCTATCACTTGCTTGCATCAAAAGAAGGAATCTTCTGCGAACCATCTTCAGCTGCTGGTCTTGCAGGTCTTATTAAATATAAGAATTCTGGAAAGCTTCCAAAAGATAAGACAATCGTTATTACATGCACAGGTAACGGCCTTAAAGATATTCCGTGGGCACTTGAAGGTGCAGCAGATCCCGTCGTCGTTCCTGTTAACGCAGATGCGGCAGCACTAGCCCTAGGTTTGACTAGGCTCTTGGCTTAG
- the thrB gene encoding homoserine kinase has translation MAKPTFKANPIQVQVPATSANLGPGFDSFGLAFGMYDRYVAQILDEGGLDIDVTGEGADEVPRTDKNLLVKAMYKGFDFLGGKPKGVAVRALNVIPHGRGLGSSASAIIGGLVLARSLVLTGTDKMSDEALLNLANEMEGHPDNVAAALYGGATVAWQDVVKGKAVAHAVHLPVDPRIKVMAFIPSTPLATKKARTMLPETIPFADALRNSSNAALLTQALTIRPDLLFTATEDFLHQSYRQEAMPASFALMTKLRAAGIAAFISGAGPTVLALHTEGDEESIQLSRAGGAKFEGKSLEIASRGATLL, from the coding sequence ATGGCCAAGCCAACTTTTAAAGCTAATCCGATTCAGGTACAGGTTCCTGCAACCTCTGCCAACTTAGGTCCTGGCTTTGATTCATTTGGTTTAGCTTTTGGAATGTATGACCGATACGTCGCACAGATTCTTGATGAAGGTGGCCTCGATATCGATGTCACCGGCGAAGGCGCCGATGAAGTTCCCCGTACAGATAAAAACTTGCTCGTTAAGGCGATGTATAAAGGATTTGATTTCTTGGGTGGAAAGCCAAAGGGAGTCGCAGTTCGCGCACTCAACGTGATTCCACATGGTCGTGGACTTGGCTCATCTGCATCAGCAATTATTGGCGGGCTAGTTCTTGCTCGCTCATTGGTGCTCACTGGCACAGACAAGATGAGCGATGAAGCGCTTCTCAATCTTGCGAATGAGATGGAAGGCCACCCAGATAACGTGGCTGCAGCACTTTATGGTGGAGCAACAGTTGCTTGGCAAGATGTTGTTAAAGGCAAGGCAGTTGCACACGCTGTTCATCTACCGGTTGATCCGCGCATCAAGGTAATGGCATTCATTCCTTCAACACCGCTGGCTACTAAGAAGGCGCGCACTATGTTGCCTGAAACTATTCCCTTTGCAGATGCGCTTCGAAATTCATCGAATGCTGCGTTGCTGACACAAGCGCTCACAATTCGCCCTGATCTACTTTTCACAGCGACAGAAGATTTCTTACATCAGTCATATCGCCAGGAAGCGATGCCAGCTTCATTTGCACTTATGACAAAGCTTCGCGCAGCAGGAATTGCTGCATTTATCTCAGGAGCTGGTCCAACTGTTCTCGCACTCCACACTGAAGGCGATGAAGAGAGCATCCAACTTTCACGTGCTGGCGGAGCGAAATTTGAGGGTAAATCTCTCGAAATTGCTAGCCGCGGAGCCACCCTGCTATAG
- the rho gene encoding transcription termination factor Rho, producing the protein MTTTEPVRSSSPELSSMTLPKLKEVASQLGIEGAAKLKKDDLVTAIADLQAANREAAKAEREARREARNAKKNNRDNNAKNSDDSSDEGDDEDDSSDNAPSSNDRGNDREDRGSRNRRDRNRGRDRNRDRGNREEREPVIGEDDVLVPVGGLVDIMDNYSFIRTGGYLPGPNDVYVSQGQVRKYGLRKGDVVTGQVRQLREGETRQKYNPLISLETINGLPYEEARGRVEFGKLVPLYPQERLRLETEPNILTTRVIDLIAPIGKGQRGLIVSPPKAGKTMVLQSIANAITTNNPECHLMVVLVDERPEEVTDMQRSVKGEVIASTFDRPADDHTTIAELAIERAKRLVEMGHDVVVLLDSITRLGRAYNIAAPASGRILSGGVDSAALYPPKKFFGAARNIEDGGSLTILATALVDTGSRMDEVIFEEFKGTGNMELILDRKMADKRIFPAVNVVASGTRKEEILMGTEELNIVWKLRRVLHALEPQAALELLLEKMKGTKSNVEFLMQIQKTTAGPDDSK; encoded by the coding sequence ATGACAACAACAGAACCAGTTCGTTCTAGCAGCCCAGAACTTTCAAGCATGACCCTTCCTAAGTTAAAGGAAGTTGCGTCACAGCTCGGTATCGAGGGTGCAGCGAAGCTCAAGAAGGATGATCTCGTTACAGCAATTGCAGATCTCCAGGCAGCCAACCGCGAAGCAGCGAAGGCAGAGCGTGAAGCTCGCCGTGAAGCTCGCAATGCTAAGAAGAACAACCGCGATAACAACGCAAAGAATTCAGATGACTCTTCAGATGAAGGCGACGATGAAGATGATTCATCAGATAATGCACCTTCTAGTAACGACCGTGGAAACGATCGTGAAGACCGTGGCAGCCGTAACCGCCGCGATCGCAACCGTGGACGCGATCGCAACCGCGACCGTGGAAACCGCGAAGAGCGCGAGCCAGTAATCGGCGAAGATGATGTCTTGGTACCAGTTGGTGGCCTCGTAGACATCATGGATAACTATTCATTTATTCGTACAGGTGGATACCTTCCAGGTCCTAACGACGTCTACGTTTCACAAGGCCAGGTACGTAAGTACGGTCTTCGTAAGGGAGATGTTGTAACAGGTCAGGTTCGCCAGCTACGCGAAGGCGAAACTCGTCAGAAATACAACCCACTTATCTCTCTCGAGACAATCAACGGATTGCCATATGAAGAAGCACGTGGCCGCGTTGAATTTGGAAAGCTTGTTCCTCTCTACCCACAAGAGCGTCTTCGCCTTGAGACAGAGCCAAACATTCTTACAACTCGCGTCATCGACTTGATCGCACCAATCGGTAAGGGCCAGCGCGGACTTATCGTTTCGCCTCCAAAGGCCGGTAAGACCATGGTCTTGCAATCAATTGCAAACGCAATCACAACAAACAATCCTGAATGTCACTTGATGGTTGTTCTCGTTGATGAGCGCCCTGAAGAAGTTACGGATATGCAGCGCAGCGTTAAGGGTGAAGTTATTGCTTCTACCTTCGACCGCCCTGCAGATGACCACACAACAATCGCAGAGCTCGCTATCGAGCGCGCAAAGCGCCTCGTTGAAATGGGCCACGATGTAGTTGTTCTTCTCGACTCAATCACACGTTTAGGTCGCGCATACAACATCGCAGCACCTGCATCAGGCCGCATCCTTTCTGGTGGTGTTGATTCAGCTGCTTTGTATCCACCAAAGAAGTTCTTCGGTGCTGCTCGTAATATTGAAGATGGTGGATCACTCACCATTCTTGCAACAGCTCTAGTTGATACCGGATCCCGTATGGATGAAGTTATCTTCGAAGAGTTCAAGGGCACAGGAAATATGGAGCTCATCCTCGATCGCAAGATGGCTGATAAGCGCATCTTCCCTGCGGTTAACGTTGTTGCATCAGGAACTCGTAAGGAAGAAATCCTTATGGGAACTGAAGAACTCAACATTGTCTGGAAGCTTCGTCGCGTTCTTCACGCACTCGAACCACAGGCTGCACTCGAACTCTTGCTCGAGAAGATGAAGGGCACTAAGTCCAACGTCGAATTCTTGATGCAGATTCAGAAGACAACAGCTGGGCCAGACGACAGCAAGTAA
- the rpmE gene encoding 50S ribosomal protein L31: MKKDIHPEYKDTQVTCGCGEKFVTRSTVASGSIYVEVCSVCHPFYTGKQRILDTGGRVAKFEERFGKNK; this comes from the coding sequence ATGAAGAAAGATATCCACCCAGAGTACAAAGATACTCAAGTAACTTGTGGTTGCGGTGAAAAGTTTGTTACCCGCTCAACAGTTGCAAGCGGTTCGATCTATGTTGAAGTTTGTTCAGTCTGCCACCCGTTCTACACAGGCAAGCAGCGCATCCTCGATACCGGTGGACGCGTCGCGAAGTTCGAAGAGCGTTTCGGTAAAAACAAGTAG
- the prfA gene encoding peptide chain release factor 1 yields the protein MANDRFASAHEMVREYQELEAKMADPSIHEDQGNARKLGRRYAQLGPVVAGFNAWKSAADDLEAAKEMAAEDASFASEIPAMEVAVEAAADKLEELLLPRDPNDDRDVIIEVKAGAGGDESALFAGDLVRMYQRYAEKRGWKIEIIDMTESELGGYKDISMAVKSKGTPEPGTTPYARLKFEGGVHRVQRVPETESQGRIHTSAAGVLILPEAEEVDVELNMNDVRVDVYRSSGPGGQSVNTTDSAVRLTHVPTGIVVSCQNEKSQLQNKESALRILRARLLMDAQEKAEAAAMAERKSQVRTVDRSERIRTYNYPENRLSDHRVNYKANNLDSVLNGELDEVVQALLDADRAAKLSSTN from the coding sequence ATGGCTAACGATCGTTTCGCATCGGCACATGAGATGGTGCGCGAGTATCAAGAGCTCGAAGCAAAGATGGCTGACCCTTCTATTCATGAAGATCAGGGCAACGCCCGCAAACTCGGTCGTCGTTATGCACAGCTCGGTCCTGTAGTTGCAGGCTTCAATGCCTGGAAGTCAGCAGCTGATGACCTCGAAGCTGCAAAAGAGATGGCTGCAGAAGATGCTTCATTTGCATCAGAAATTCCTGCAATGGAAGTTGCCGTTGAAGCTGCTGCCGATAAGTTGGAAGAGCTACTACTTCCACGTGACCCTAACGATGATCGCGATGTCATTATTGAAGTTAAGGCCGGAGCCGGTGGCGATGAATCAGCGCTCTTTGCTGGCGATTTGGTTCGCATGTATCAGCGCTATGCAGAAAAGCGCGGCTGGAAGATTGAAATCATCGATATGACTGAGTCAGAACTCGGCGGATATAAAGATATTTCTATGGCTGTGAAATCAAAGGGAACTCCAGAACCTGGAACAACACCGTACGCACGACTTAAATTTGAAGGTGGCGTTCACCGCGTACAGCGCGTTCCTGAAACAGAGAGCCAAGGACGTATCCATACATCTGCAGCAGGTGTACTTATTCTTCCTGAGGCAGAAGAAGTAGATGTTGAATTGAATATGAACGATGTGCGCGTAGATGTGTATCGCTCATCAGGTCCTGGAGGCCAGTCTGTTAACACCACTGACTCTGCAGTTCGCTTGACCCACGTTCCAACCGGAATTGTTGTCTCGTGTCAGAATGAAAAATCACAGCTACAGAATAAGGAATCAGCACTTCGTATTCTTCGTGCCCGTCTTCTCATGGATGCGCAGGAGAAGGCAGAAGCGGCTGCCATGGCAGAACGTAAGAGCCAGGTTCGTACCGTCGATCGTTCAGAGCGCATTCGCACATATAACTACCCTGAAAATCGCCTCAGCGATCACCGCGTAAATTACAAGGCGAATAACCTTGACTCTGTTCTTAATGGCGAACTCGATGAAGTTGTGCAAGCGCTTCTCGATGCTGATCGTGCTGCAAAGCTTTCATCAACGAACTAA
- the prmC gene encoding peptide chain release factor N(5)-glutamine methyltransferase gives MELTFKEFLRGGKEQLATAGFPEVEAEHLLAHTLGLSRMDLHNPLTVENALAAIGDMTIVEETFWKLLDRRCAHEPLQYLTGVAYFRHLELKVGPGVLVPRPESELLVEAVLTHIEKLSGAVSVVDLGSGSGALALAIATEAPQTHVIAVEKSAEAIHWLKENVSFIDEKVRILESDVATALEGVKCDVVIANPPYIPDAQELPRDVADHEPAVALFGGADGMKAPRLFISTAGRLLKQGGFLAIEHHEDQGGAIADVLSADFTDILLHQDLTGRPRFTTAVRR, from the coding sequence ATGGAACTGACCTTTAAAGAATTCTTGCGAGGCGGCAAAGAACAGTTGGCGACGGCTGGATTTCCTGAAGTAGAAGCAGAACATTTACTAGCCCACACCTTGGGCCTTTCACGGATGGATCTACATAATCCACTCACCGTTGAAAATGCACTCGCCGCCATTGGCGATATGACTATCGTTGAAGAGACTTTCTGGAAATTACTCGACCGACGTTGTGCTCACGAACCGTTGCAATATCTGACTGGCGTTGCATATTTTCGCCACCTTGAATTAAAGGTAGGACCCGGAGTATTGGTGCCACGTCCTGAAAGCGAACTCCTTGTTGAAGCGGTGTTGACTCACATTGAGAAGTTAAGCGGCGCGGTAAGTGTTGTTGATTTGGGTTCTGGTTCAGGCGCACTTGCACTCGCCATTGCAACGGAAGCACCACAGACACATGTGATTGCGGTTGAAAAGAGCGCTGAAGCAATTCATTGGCTGAAAGAGAATGTCTCCTTTATCGACGAAAAGGTCCGTATTCTCGAAAGCGATGTTGCTACTGCCCTCGAAGGCGTTAAGTGCGATGTTGTCATTGCCAATCCTCCATATATTCCTGACGCCCAAGAACTTCCTCGCGATGTCGCAGATCACGAGCCTGCAGTTGCTTTATTTGGGGGAGCAGATGGCATGAAAGCGCCTCGCCTCTTTATCTCAACAGCGGGGCGCCTCTTGAAGCAGGGCGGATTCCTGGCAATCGAACATCATGAAGATCAAGGTGGCGCGATTGCCGATGTACTCAGCGCAGATTTCACAGATATTCTTCTGCATCAGGATTTAACCGGCCGCCCAAGATTTACGACAGCAGTGAGGAGATAG
- a CDS encoding L-threonylcarbamoyladenylate synthase, with translation MPRIDLKQGEQKKHVARALKEIRAGYVIVAPLEHGYVYLADAFSPFAVRAMHVLRGDEIGVAAQVLAYSLDTVKGISRSVSPSTQDLCKKFWPGLLSVTLQPSSLLSWDLGDNKELDWFNVRVPKSKFVRALLKESGPLAVASASGAGHEPMLKIDRAKVKDWDVAAIFDTGALKSGPRSTIIEADAVDLRLVREGAISFDEMEKVAPNISYI, from the coding sequence ATGCCACGCATTGACCTCAAGCAGGGCGAACAGAAGAAGCATGTTGCTCGCGCACTCAAAGAGATTCGCGCCGGATATGTCATCGTTGCTCCACTTGAACATGGCTATGTTTATTTAGCAGATGCATTCTCTCCCTTTGCTGTTCGCGCAATGCATGTACTTCGCGGAGATGAAATCGGAGTGGCTGCCCAAGTCCTTGCATATTCATTGGACACCGTTAAAGGAATTTCTCGTTCAGTTTCTCCAAGCACGCAGGATCTCTGCAAGAAATTCTGGCCCGGACTTCTTTCGGTAACTCTGCAACCAAGTTCACTTCTGAGTTGGGATCTGGGCGATAATAAAGAGCTCGATTGGTTTAACGTCCGAGTACCAAAATCTAAATTTGTACGTGCGCTCTTGAAAGAGTCGGGTCCACTTGCAGTAGCAAGTGCATCAGGTGCGGGGCACGAACCGATGTTGAAAATTGATCGCGCAAAGGTAAAGGATTGGGATGTCGCAGCAATCTTCGATACCGGCGCTCTGAAATCCGGCCCACGTTCGACCATCATCGAAGCCGACGCTGTAGATCTACGCCTCGTGCGCGAGGGAGCTATTTCATTTGATGAGATGGAAAAGGTCGCACCGAACATTTCTTACATATAA
- the glyA gene encoding serine hydroxymethyltransferase — translation MSETFYGPDFNLLSKQDPEIAAVLLSELKRQQNNLQLIASENFTSRAVLAALGSTLSNKYAEGYPGKRYYGGCEEVDKAETIAIDRAKDLFGAEHANVQPHSGASANIAVYQAFTKPGDTVLAMSLPHGGHLTHGSKVNFSGKWFNIVSYGVRQDNELIDYDELRELAIANKPKMICSGATAYPSLIDFEKVRAICDEVGAIMWVDAAHFIGLVAGKAIPSPVPYADVVSFTTHKVLRGPRGGMILSKAEHAAAIDKAVFPGMQGGPIMSAVAGKAIALAECATPAYQKYAKDVIINAQALAAALEGEGMRAVSGGTQTHLALIDIRSTGVNGKVADERCGAAGIVLNKNSIPYDPEAPSVTSGIRVGTPATTTQGMGVEEMKTIASLIARAIKTDDAAAHAAIKSEVHALTSRFPIYQA, via the coding sequence ATGTCCGAAACTTTCTATGGCCCTGATTTCAACCTTCTCTCCAAGCAAGATCCAGAGATCGCAGCGGTGCTCTTATCTGAGCTCAAGCGTCAGCAGAACAACCTGCAGCTGATTGCATCAGAGAACTTCACTTCACGCGCAGTTCTTGCCGCTCTCGGTTCAACTCTCTCTAATAAGTACGCCGAGGGATATCCAGGAAAGCGCTACTACGGCGGATGCGAAGAGGTAGATAAGGCCGAAACAATCGCGATTGATCGCGCAAAGGATTTATTCGGCGCAGAACATGCAAATGTGCAGCCACACTCAGGTGCCAGCGCAAATATTGCTGTCTACCAAGCTTTCACAAAGCCGGGCGATACCGTCCTTGCCATGTCACTTCCACATGGTGGCCACCTGACTCACGGTTCGAAGGTCAACTTCTCAGGTAAGTGGTTCAACATTGTTTCTTACGGCGTACGCCAAGATAACGAACTCATCGATTACGACGAACTTCGCGAATTAGCGATTGCTAATAAGCCAAAGATGATCTGTTCTGGTGCAACTGCTTACCCATCACTGATTGACTTCGAGAAAGTTCGCGCAATCTGTGACGAAGTCGGCGCAATCATGTGGGTCGATGCAGCGCACTTCATCGGACTAGTTGCAGGTAAGGCGATTCCTTCACCGGTTCCATATGCAGATGTTGTCTCATTTACAACACATAAAGTTTTGCGCGGTCCACGTGGCGGAATGATCTTGTCGAAGGCAGAGCACGCAGCTGCAATTGATAAGGCAGTCTTCCCTGGAATGCAGGGCGGACCAATCATGTCTGCAGTTGCAGGCAAGGCGATTGCACTCGCTGAATGTGCGACACCGGCTTACCAAAAGTATGCAAAGGATGTCATCATCAATGCGCAAGCACTTGCTGCAGCTCTTGAAGGCGAAGGCATGCGCGCAGTATCTGGTGGCACTCAGACCCACCTCGCACTTATTGATATTCGCTCAACAGGCGTTAACGGCAAGGTTGCTGACGAGCGTTGTGGCGCTGCAGGAATTGTTCTTAATAAGAACTCGATTCCTTACGATCCAGAAGCACCTTCAGTCACATCAGGTATTCGCGTAGGTACACCTGCAACAACTACCCAGGGAATGGGCGTTGAAGAGATGAAGACGATTGCATCCCTGATTGCACGTGCCATTAAGACTGATGATGCAGCTGCTCATGCTGCGATTAAATCTGAAGTCCACGCACTTACTTCACGCTTTCCTATTTATCAGGCGTAA
- a CDS encoding MraY family glycosyltransferase, which translates to MREYLVTLLLAAALCYVVTPFVRTWALKFGAVAQIRTRDIHTTPTPRWGGLAMWISMALTFAMVSHLSLVGKSFGREALGIFLAATLLVAIGLVDDRFELDALTKLAGQALAAGILLLFGIQVLWLPINGVITLPPSIGQLVTVLIVLITINAVNFIDGLDGLAAGIVAISGAAFFAFAYLLAVVYGFSRAGAPSLITAVIIGVCIGFLPHNAHPAKIFMGDSGSMFLGLLLAASAITLTGQIDPNAISAEKLGPTLLPLMLPFAVLAIPLIDLFSAIIRRLRAGQSPFSSDKEHMHHRILRAGNSHLRTSIIMYLWTATIAFPVVVSAFAPLWVAAIVAGAMLAFTLYYAKSGVRENVSAK; encoded by the coding sequence ATGCGCGAGTACCTGGTCACCCTGCTTCTTGCAGCAGCGCTCTGTTACGTAGTCACTCCTTTTGTTCGTACCTGGGCGCTGAAGTTCGGTGCAGTTGCCCAAATTCGTACTCGCGATATTCATACAACCCCAACTCCACGCTGGGGTGGCTTAGCAATGTGGATCTCAATGGCGCTCACCTTTGCCATGGTCAGTCACTTGTCCCTTGTTGGAAAATCATTTGGTCGAGAAGCGCTCGGTATTTTCTTAGCAGCAACGCTGCTTGTTGCAATTGGACTCGTTGATGATCGCTTCGAACTCGATGCACTTACCAAGTTAGCTGGACAAGCACTCGCTGCCGGAATCTTGTTGCTCTTTGGAATTCAAGTTCTCTGGTTGCCGATCAATGGCGTTATTACTTTGCCGCCAAGTATTGGGCAGTTAGTAACTGTCTTAATTGTTCTCATCACGATTAACGCCGTTAACTTCATCGATGGCCTTGATGGGTTGGCTGCCGGAATTGTCGCAATTTCAGGCGCTGCCTTCTTCGCCTTTGCCTACCTATTGGCAGTTGTTTACGGCTTTAGCCGTGCAGGTGCTCCATCACTTATTACTGCAGTAATTATTGGCGTCTGTATTGGCTTTCTGCCTCATAACGCCCATCCAGCAAAGATCTTTATGGGCGATTCAGGCTCGATGTTCTTGGGGCTTCTCCTTGCAGCATCTGCAATCACACTGACCGGACAGATTGATCCCAATGCAATTTCAGCAGAGAAGTTGGGGCCAACGTTGCTTCCTTTGATGCTGCCATTTGCAGTTCTAGCAATTCCTCTAATCGATCTCTTCTCTGCAATCATTCGTCGTCTGCGCGCAGGTCAATCACCATTTAGTTCCGATAAGGAACATATGCACCACCGCATTCTCCGTGCGGGTAATTCTCATCTTCGTACTTCGATCATCATGTATCTATGGACTGCAACGATTGCATTTCCTGTAGTTGTTTCAGCATTTGCACCGTTGTGGGTTGCCGCCATTGTTGCGGGCGCGATGTTGGCATTCACTCTCTATTACGCAAAGAGCGGAGTGAGAGAAAATGTCTCAGCAAAATAA
- the atpB gene encoding F0F1 ATP synthase subunit A, which translates to MRAFVRLSSEGEGFVPPSANDFVLPPIFENISWFTKPILLVFLSVVIISVFFILSSRKAAVVPSKMQFAGESVYGFIRDGLAKDVLGPEFMRFVPYLFTLFTFVLVNNLFGIVPLLQFPSFSRVGFAYALAIITYLVYHYVGMKRQGVGHYLKGIAFMPGVPKPIYVLLTPIEIATFFIVRPFTLGLRLFANMFAGHLLLLVFILGGEHLLQGVIGLKLVSPFAFTMGIALTFFEFMVQCLQAYIFTLLTALYIAGSLADEH; encoded by the coding sequence GTGCGCGCCTTTGTTCGTCTGAGCTCCGAAGGTGAAGGATTCGTCCCACCTAGCGCTAACGACTTCGTCCTCCCTCCAATTTTCGAGAATATTTCTTGGTTCACTAAACCAATTCTTCTTGTATTTCTCTCAGTAGTAATCATCTCTGTCTTCTTTATTCTCTCTTCACGCAAGGCTGCTGTCGTTCCATCGAAGATGCAGTTTGCTGGAGAAAGCGTCTACGGATTTATTCGCGACGGGCTTGCTAAGGATGTTCTTGGCCCAGAGTTCATGCGCTTTGTTCCGTACCTATTTACCCTCTTCACATTTGTACTTGTAAATAACTTATTCGGAATTGTTCCGCTATTGCAGTTCCCATCTTTCTCTCGCGTTGGTTTCGCTTACGCGCTCGCGATCATCACCTACTTGGTTTACCACTATGTTGGAATGAAGCGTCAGGGAGTCGGTCACTACCTCAAGGGCATTGCATTTATGCCAGGAGTGCCAAAGCCAATTTATGTTCTTCTTACACCGATTGAAATCGCAACATTCTTTATCGTGCGTCCATTTACTCTCGGTCTTCGTCTCTTCGCAAATATGTTTGCGGGACACCTTCTCCTTTTGGTCTTTATCCTCGGTGGAGAGCACCTCTTGCAGGGTGTAATTGGACTCAAGCTCGTGAGCCCATTTGCATTCACAATGGGAATCGCGCTTACCTTCTTCGAGTTTATGGTCCAGTGCCTACAGGCATATATCTTTACTCTTCTCACCGCCCTCTATATCGCCGGATCACTCGCCGACGAGCACTAA
- a CDS encoding ATP synthase F0 subunit C has product MNMTGSLNVIGYGIAAIGPAIATGMIFAAYISGVARQPESRSVLQPIAFLGFAMAEALALFGLVLAFVL; this is encoded by the coding sequence ATAAACATGACAGGCTCACTTAACGTCATCGGTTACGGCATTGCTGCAATCGGACCTGCAATCGCAACAGGCATGATCTTCGCCGCATACATCAGCGGAGTTGCTCGTCAGCCAGAGTCACGCAGCGTCCTTCAGCCAATTGCGTTCCTTGGTTTCGCGATGGCAGAAGCTCTCGCACTCTTCGGCCTCGTACTCGCATTCGTTCTCTAA
- a CDS encoding F0F1 ATP synthase subunit B, translating to MQRINILSGEGSLNPLIPHTAEIVVGFIAFTLLFLVLKSKVVPMFEKAYAARTEAIEGGIERAEKAQLEAQRALVQYNEQLSSAQGEASKLREDARIQGAAILEELRTKAQEEAARITAAAHASIEAERQQAITSLRNEVGALAVELASKIVGEALDDQARQSRIVDRFIEDLEKSKK from the coding sequence ATGCAACGAATTAATATTTTGTCAGGCGAAGGGAGCTTGAATCCGCTCATCCCTCACACAGCTGAGATTGTCGTCGGATTTATCGCTTTCACACTTCTCTTCCTTGTCCTCAAGAGCAAAGTCGTGCCTATGTTTGAAAAGGCATATGCAGCACGCACTGAAGCTATCGAGGGTGGAATCGAACGTGCTGAAAAGGCGCAGCTCGAAGCACAACGTGCACTTGTTCAGTACAACGAACAACTTTCGTCAGCACAGGGTGAAGCATCAAAGCTTCGTGAAGATGCTCGCATTCAAGGCGCAGCAATTCTCGAAGAACTTCGCACAAAGGCTCAAGAAGAAGCAGCTCGCATCACAGCAGCAGCTCACGCATCTATCGAGGCAGAACGTCAGCAGGCAATCACTTCACTTCGTAACGAAGTTGGTGCACTTGCAGTTGAACTCGCTTCAAAGATTGTCGGAGAAGCACTTGATGACCAGGCCCGTCAATCACGGATCGTGGACCGCTTCATCGAAGATCTCGAAAAGTCCAAGAAGTAA